In Bos mutus isolate GX-2022 chromosome 2, NWIPB_WYAK_1.1, whole genome shotgun sequence, one DNA window encodes the following:
- the TENT5B gene encoding terminal nucleotidyltransferase 5B produces MMPSESETESRDRAAAQVGTAAAAAVAKAAPAGGGPDPEASSASLRQHLSGLSWPQVKRLDALLSEPIPIHGRGNFPTLSVQPRQIVQVVRSSLEEQGLRVHGVRLHGSAASHVLHPESGLGYKDLDLVFRVDLRSEASFQLTKEVVLACLLDFLPAGVSRAKITPLTLKEAYVQKLVKVCTDTDRWSLISLSNKSGKNVELKFVDSVRRQFEFSVDSFQILLDSLLLFSQCSPTPMSEAFHPSVTGESLYGDFAEALDHLRHRVIATRSPEEIRGGGLLKYCHLLVRGFRPRPSTDVGALQRYMCSRFFIDFPDLVEQRRTLERYLEAHFSGANAARRYACLVTLHRVVNESTVCLMNHERRQTLDLITALALQALAEQGPAAAAALAWRCPAIPDGLVPATTVSYYVTPVQPLLARAHASYPTWLPCN; encoded by the exons ATGATGCCGTCGGAGAGCGAAACGGAGAGCCGGGACCGGGCGGCTGCACAGGTGGGGACGGCTGCGGCCGCGGCGGTGGCTAAGGCCGCCCCGGCAGGCGGCGGCCCCGATCCAGAGGCCTCATCGGCCTCCCTCCGACAGCACCTGAGCGGGTTGAGCTGGCCGCAGGTGAAGCGGCTGGACGCGCTCCTGAGCGAGCCGATTCCCATTCACGGGCGCGGCAACTTCCCCACGCTGAGCGTGCAGCCCCGGCAGATCGTGCAG GTCGTCCGCAGCAGCCTGGAGGAGCAGGGGCTGCGGGTGCACGGCGTGCGGCTGCACGGCTCGGCCGCCAGCCACGTGCTGCACCCCGAGAGCGGCCTGGGCTACAAGGACCTGGATCTGGTGTTCCGCGTGGACCTGCGCAGCGAGGCGTCCTTCCAGCTGACCAAGGAGGTGGTGCTGGCCTGCCTGCTGGACTTTCTGCCGGCCGGCGTGAGCCGGGCCAAGATCACGCCGCTGACCCTCAAGGAGGCTTACGTGCAGAAGCTGGTGAAAGTGTGCACTGACACGGACCGCTGGAGCCTCATCTCGCTGTCCAACAAGAGCGGCAAGAACGTGGAGCTCAAGTTCGTGGACTCAGTCAGGCGCCAGTTCGAGTTCAGTGTCGACTCGTTCCAGATCCTCCTGGACTCCCTGCTGCTCTTCAGCCAGTGCTCGCCCACGCCCATGTCGGAGGCCTTCCACCCGTCGGTGACCGGCGAGAGCCTGTACGGGGACTTCGCCGAGGCCCTGGACCACCTGCGGCACCGCGTCATCGCCACGCGCAGCCCCGAAGAGATCCGCGGGGGCGGCCTCCTCAAGTACTGCCACCTGCTGGTGCGCGGCTTCCGGCCGCGGCCCAGCACCGACGTGGGCGCCCTGCAGCGCTACATGTGTTCCCGCTTCTTCATCGACTTCCCCGACCTGGTGGAGCAGCGGCGCACGCTGGAGCGCTACCTCGAGGCCCACTTCAGCGGGGCCAACGCGGCGCGCCGCTATGCCTGCCTGGTGACGCTGCACCGGGTGGTCAATGAGAGCACCGTGTGCCTCATGAACCACGAGCGCCGCCAGACGCTGGACCTCATCACCGCGCTGGCGCTCCAGGCGCTGGCCGAGCAGGGCCCGGCGGCCGCCGCCGCCCTGGCCTGGCGCTGCCCCGCGATCCCCGACGGGTTGGTGCCCGCCACCACCGTCAGCTACTACGTGACCCCCGTGCAGCCTCTGCTGGCCCGGGCCCACGCCTCCTATCCCACCTGGCTGCCCTGTAACTGA